In Drosophila willistoni isolate 14030-0811.24 chromosome XR unlocalized genomic scaffold, UCI_dwil_1.1 Seg144, whole genome shotgun sequence, one DNA window encodes the following:
- the LOC6639329 gene encoding dnaJ homolog subfamily C member 5 homolog isoform X2 → MSGGGMDKRKLSTSGDSLYEILGLPKTATADDIKKTYRKLALKYHPDKNPDNVDAADKFKEVNRAHSILSDQTKRNIYDNYGSLGLYIAEQFGEENVNAYFVVTSPAVKALVICCTVLTGCCCCCCCCCCCNFCCGKFKPPVNESHDQYSHLNEDVDLDDVNLGAGGAPVTTQPREQAGGSQPVYAMPPPAGAASVGVNPFTGAPVAANESTSLNTTEQTTYTPDMVKQKY, encoded by the exons ATGAGCGGAGGTGGCATGGACAAAAGAAAACTCTC CACATCGGGAGATTCGTTGTACGAGATCTTGGGACTTCCAAAAACAGCCACAGCTGATGATATTAAAAAGACTTATCGAAAACTAGCTCTTAAATACCATCCAGATAAGAATCCAGACAATGTTGATGCTGCCGATAAG TTCAAGGAAGTCAATCGGGCCCATTCGATATTGAGTGACCAAACTAAACGTAATATTTATGATAATTATGGATCATTGGGTCTGTATATAGCCGAACAGTTTGGTGAGGAGAATGTGAACGCATACTTTGTGGTCACATCGCCAGCGGTGAAG GCCTTGGTTATATGTTGTACAGTCTTGACgggttgctgctgttgttgctgttgctgctgctgttgcaacTTCTGCTGTGGCAAATTCAAGCCACCGGTGAATGAGTCGCACGATCAGTATTCACATTTGAAT GAGGACGTCGATCTCGATGATGTTAACCTGGGCGCAGGTGGTGCCCCTGTTACCACACAGCCACGCGAACAGGCTGGCGGCAGTCAGCCGGTCTATGCCATGCCACCGCCCGCAGGAGCCGCCTCCGTTGGCGTCAATCCGTTCACTGGCGCCCCAGTGGCAGCCAATGAGAGTACATCGCTGAATACAACAGAACAGACTACATACACGCCAg ATATGGTTAAACAGAAATATTAG
- the LOC6639329 gene encoding dnaJ homolog subfamily C member 5 homolog isoform X3, which translates to MSGGGMDKRKLSTSGDSLYEILGLPKTATADDIKKTYRKLALKYHPDKNPDNVDAADKFKEVNRAHSILSDQTKRNIYDNYGSLGLYIAEQFGEENVNAYFVVTSPAVKALVICCTVLTGCCCCCCCCCCCNFCCGKFKPPVNESHDQYSHLNEDVDLDDVNLGAGGAPVTTQPREQAGGSQPVYAMPPPAGAASVGVNPFTGAPVAANESTSLNTTEQTTYTPGI; encoded by the exons ATGAGCGGAGGTGGCATGGACAAAAGAAAACTCTC CACATCGGGAGATTCGTTGTACGAGATCTTGGGACTTCCAAAAACAGCCACAGCTGATGATATTAAAAAGACTTATCGAAAACTAGCTCTTAAATACCATCCAGATAAGAATCCAGACAATGTTGATGCTGCCGATAAG TTCAAGGAAGTCAATCGGGCCCATTCGATATTGAGTGACCAAACTAAACGTAATATTTATGATAATTATGGATCATTGGGTCTGTATATAGCCGAACAGTTTGGTGAGGAGAATGTGAACGCATACTTTGTGGTCACATCGCCAGCGGTGAAG GCCTTGGTTATATGTTGTACAGTCTTGACgggttgctgctgttgttgctgttgctgctgctgttgcaacTTCTGCTGTGGCAAATTCAAGCCACCGGTGAATGAGTCGCACGATCAGTATTCACATTTGAAT GAGGACGTCGATCTCGATGATGTTAACCTGGGCGCAGGTGGTGCCCCTGTTACCACACAGCCACGCGAACAGGCTGGCGGCAGTCAGCCGGTCTATGCCATGCCACCGCCCGCAGGAGCCGCCTCCGTTGGCGTCAATCCGTTCACTGGCGCCCCAGTGGCAGCCAATGAGAGTACATCGCTGAATACAACAGAACAGACTACATACACGCCAggtatataa
- the LOC6639329 gene encoding dnaJ homolog subfamily C member 5 homolog isoform X1 yields MSGGGMDKRKLSTSGDSLYEILGLPKTATADDIKKTYRKLALKYHPDKNPDNVDAADKFKEVNRAHSILSDQTKRNIYDNYGSLGLYIAEQFGEENVNAYFVVTSPAVKALVICCTVLTGCCCCCCCCCCCNFCCGKFKPPVNESHDQYSHLNRPDGGNREASDLPPHLGQAPRLEDVDLDDVNLGAGGAPVTTQPREQAGGSQPVYAMPPPAGAASVGVNPFTGAPVAANESTSLNTTEQTTYTPDMVKQKY; encoded by the exons ATGAGCGGAGGTGGCATGGACAAAAGAAAACTCTC CACATCGGGAGATTCGTTGTACGAGATCTTGGGACTTCCAAAAACAGCCACAGCTGATGATATTAAAAAGACTTATCGAAAACTAGCTCTTAAATACCATCCAGATAAGAATCCAGACAATGTTGATGCTGCCGATAAG TTCAAGGAAGTCAATCGGGCCCATTCGATATTGAGTGACCAAACTAAACGTAATATTTATGATAATTATGGATCATTGGGTCTGTATATAGCCGAACAGTTTGGTGAGGAGAATGTGAACGCATACTTTGTGGTCACATCGCCAGCGGTGAAG GCCTTGGTTATATGTTGTACAGTCTTGACgggttgctgctgttgttgctgttgctgctgctgttgcaacTTCTGCTGTGGCAAATTCAAGCCACCGGTGAATGAGTCGCACGATCAGTATTCACATTTGAAT AGACCCGATGGCGGCAATCGAGAGGCCAGCGATCTGCCACCGCATCTGGGACAAGCGCCGCGTCTT GAGGACGTCGATCTCGATGATGTTAACCTGGGCGCAGGTGGTGCCCCTGTTACCACACAGCCACGCGAACAGGCTGGCGGCAGTCAGCCGGTCTATGCCATGCCACCGCCCGCAGGAGCCGCCTCCGTTGGCGTCAATCCGTTCACTGGCGCCCCAGTGGCAGCCAATGAGAGTACATCGCTGAATACAACAGAACAGACTACATACACGCCAg ATATGGTTAAACAGAAATATTAG
- the LOC6639328 gene encoding pancreatic lipase-related protein 3 has protein sequence MQKRVFLIIVLVLLCSAIAAYAANEPKYILYTQRIRDSPQTIEPEAESLVRSSFYALDPIIVSIPRWLGNSSTIEHSTVVAAKLDQETCNVITVDLEGITNESDIIESVGNLIVLFNRQFDVSLEQLSLVGFAEGAHLAGGVGEKVKTDLGQQLTKITALDPTAANGELLQHKLSTQDAKFVEVIHTNSGGAGTWEELGHVDYYPNGGDSQPGCDITTGIANACSHERALHLLNEMWSPSNGFVSARCGSVLTLSAENCRWSSLRMGHADVSTSASGIYFLETHSSTPYSRGAYYIGFL, from the exons ATGCAGAAGAGAGTGTTTCTAATCATCGTTTTGGTGTTGCTTTGCAGTGCTATTGCCG CTTATGCTGCAAACGAACCCAAATATATCCTTTATACGCAACGTATTAGGGATTCGCCGCAGACAATTGAACCAGAAGCGGAATCCCTGGTGCGTAGTTCTTTCTATGCATTGGACCCAATAAT tgtgtCTATACCCCGATGGCTGGGCAATAGCTCAACAATAGAACATTCCACTGTAGTTGCTGCCAAACTTGATCAAGAGACATGTAATGTGATAACTGTGGACCTTGAAGGAATAACCAATGAATCGGATATCATTGAAAGTGTGGGTAATCTAATCGTTCTATTTAATCGTCAGTTTGATGTCTCGCTGGAGCAACTATCGCTGGTGGGTTTCGCCGAAGGAGCCCATCTAGCTGGCGGGGTGGGTGAGAAGGTTAAGACAGATCTTGGTCAGCAATTAACCAAGATAACAGCTCTCGATCCCACCGCCGCAAATGGTGAATTACTCCAGCATAAATTGTCTACGCAAGATGCCAAATTCGTTGAGGTCATTCATACGAATAGCGGCGGAGCCGGCACTTGGGAGGAATTAGGTCACGTCGATTACTATCCAAATGGCGGTGACAGTCAACCTGGTTGTGACATAACAACAGGTATCGCAAATGCATGTTCGCATGAAAGAGCTCTCCATTTGCTCAACGAGATGTGGTCACCATCGAATGGTTTTGTTAGTGCTCGTTGCGGTTCTGTGTTGACTTTAAGTGCCGAAAACTGTCGTTGGTCCTCGCTCCGCATGGGGCATGCTGACGTATCTACCTCTGCCTCGGGCATTTACTTTCTAGAAACGCACAGCAGTACACCTTATTCAAGGGGAGCCTACTACATAGGCTTCTTGTGA